AGGAGAGCATATTGCCTCTTTAATAAAGGATGGGGACTGCTTACAGCTTGGAATCGGGGCTATACCTGATGCTGTTTTAAAATTCCTGGGAGGCAAGAAAAATCTGGGGATCCATTCGGAAATGCTGTCCGACGGCATTGTGGATTTATATGAGAAAGGCGTTGTTAATTGCAGTGCCAAGAACTTTAATCAGGATAAGATGGTGGTGTCCTTCCTTATGGGAACCAGGCGTTTGTACGATTTTGCAGATGACAACCCCTGCATTTACATGGCTCCCGTGGATTATGTCAATAATCCCGCAATCATAGGACGCAATGATAACATGGTATCCATCAATTCATCTCTGGAAGTGAATTTAATGGGTGAGGCCTGTTCGGAAGCTATGGGCTTAAAGCAGTTTTCCGGAATCGGCGGGCAGGTGGACTTTATCCGGGGAGCTGCGTTCTCAAAGGGCGGGCGTTCCATCCTTGCCTTTTCCTCCACTGCGAAAAAGGGTACCATTTCAAGGATCGTCCCATTTTTGACTCAAGGGGCAACTGTGACCACGTGCAGAAATGACGTGGACTATATTGTGACGGAATATGGGATCGCTAAGATGAAGGGCCGTACCTTAAGAGACAGGGCCCGTCAGTTGATCCGGATCGCTGCTCCCCAGTTCAGGGAGGGGCTTGCGCAGGAGTTTGAAAAACGTTTTTCTGAAAAATACCTGGAGGTGTAGGAATATGGACTGGAGAGAAATATATGCCTCAAAGCTGAAAACGCCGGAAGAGGCTGTGAAGGAGATCCATTCCGGAGATACGGTGCTGATTGCACATGCGGCTTCGGAGCCCGGAGTTCTTGTGGAGGCTATGGTGGATTATGCGGTAGAACAGGATTTGAGGAACATACGCATTGTCCAGCAGCATGATTTAGGGCCATGTAAGTATTTAGGGCCTGGAATGGAGCGGCATTTCAGCTTTAACAACCTGTTTGTAGGCCCTGCCAGCAGAAACCACATTGCAGCGGGAAAAGGGGATTATACGCCCTGCTTCTTTTATCAGATACCGGACTATGTGGTAAATGTGGAGCCTGCGGATGTTTTTTTAGTCACTTTGTCTCTGCCGGATGAGCATGGCTATTGCAGCTATGGCATTTCCTGTGATTTTGCAAAGGAAGCAGGACAAAACCCAAGGACCAGGGTGATCGGGTCTGTGAATCCCAATATGCCAAGGGTAATGGGAGACAATTTTATCCATGTCAGCAGGCTGGCTGCCATAGTGGAAAGTGATGAGCCGGTTCTTGAACATGGAAATTCCAAGATAGGCGAGACAGAGGCTGCCATTGGCTGTCATATTGCTTCCCTTGTACGGGACGGGGACTGCCTCCAGCTTGGAATCGGCGCCATACCGGATGCGGTTTTAAGGTGTCTGGACGATAAAAAGGATCTGGGAATCCATTCGGAGATGGTATCCGACGGAGTGGTGGATTTGTATGAAAAGGGAGTCATTACAGGAAAAAGGAAGAACATTGACAAAGGGAAAATGGTGGTTACCTTTATGCTTGGCACAAGAAGGCTCTATGACTTTGTAGATGACAATCCGGCCGTGTCCTTAATGCCTGTCAGCTATGTAAACGATCCTTTTGTCATAAGCCAGAATGACAACGTGGTGTCCATAAATTCCGCGCTTCAGGTGGACTTGATGGGGCAGGTGTGTGCAGAGGCCATTGGATTAAAGCAATATTCCGCAGTGGGAGGACAGGTGGATTTTGTGAGAGGTGCAGCCGCATCTAAGGGCGGGCGATCCATAATTGCATTCCCTTCTACTACAAAGGGGGGAAGCGTATCAAAAGTCGTTCCTTTCCTGTTGGAGGGAGCAGCCGTGACCACCAGCAGAAATGATGTGGATTATATTGTGACAGAATATGGAATCGCCCGTATGAAGGGAAAGACATTAAGGGAACGGGCCAGAGCACTGGTAAAGATTGCCCACCCAAACTTTCAGGAGGGGCTTAAAGAAGAGTTTGAAAAACGTTTTTCAGAACCGTTTTGCGACGGAAAAGCCTTGTAATATCTTTGAATCTATGGTATGTAAGAAATGCCGGGTCCTAAAGAAATGCCCGGTTTCCGGTCCGGAGGAATATAATCCGGACCGGGACTGTAACATTTGTCTTTAAGAAGGAAGCCCCAGCAGTTTCCTTGCCGCATCCAGTAATTCCTGGCTTGTTTCCTCTACCAGGACAACGTCTGCGACAGAGGGAAATGCGGCTTTGATCTCAGCTGCGATCAGCTCTTCGCTGGTGCGGCTGGCAGCGGGACATCCGGAGCATTTGCCGGTCAACCGGACTTTTAAAATGTCATTTTCAAAGCTCAGTACCGTGACGTTGCCTTCGTGCTTCGCCAAAGCCGGGCGTACCTTCTTATCGAGGATCATTTCAATTTGCTCTCTTGTTGCTTTCATGGCGAACCTCCTTTTGAAATAGTTTAACAGCAGGAAGGAGTTTTTGTCAATCCGGCGACTGATACGAATATCTGATGAATACAGATAGGAAAAAACAATAAAAGAAAAGAGGGAAAGGGTATGTCGGCTAATTTTGAACATTACAAGGTTTTTTATTATGTGGCAAAGTATAAGAACTTCACAAGGGCGGCCAACGCTCTTTTAACCAGTCAGCCATCAGTGACCTGCTATATACAGAACTTGGAAAACGTGCTGGGCTGCAAGCTGTTTATACGGTCGAAAAAGGGCGTTGTTTTGACTAGTCAGGGAGAACTGCTTTACAGCTATGTGGAACCTGCCTGCAGGCAGCTGATGCTAGGAGAGGAAGCCTTAAAGGAGAGCCTGGGAAGACATAGTGAGCAGATTAACGTGGGAGCCACTCAGATGGCCATGCATTCCTATCTGCTTACAGGACTTCATGAGTTTCAGGAACAATTTCCCCAGGTCAGGTTAAACATTTTTACCTATAACACGCCCCAGACTTTAAGCGAACTGAAGGCAGGAAAAATTGACTTGGGAATTATTACAACACCGTTTTACTGCGATGAGAACATAAAGGCAGTTAAAGTAAAGACCTTCCGCAGCCTGCTGGCGGGAGGAAAGAAGTATAAGGAATACGGCGGAAAACCCAGTTTCCTTTCGGAACTTTCGTCACTTCCGCTGATAACCATGTCAGGCGGCACAACTACCTTTGCCTTTTTTCAGGAATTTTACCATTCCTGCGGCCTGGTCATGCAGCCGGCCATTGAAGTGGCGGGAATTGACTTAGTTCTTCCGGTAATCATGAAAAACTTAGGAATTGGATTTGTTCCCGAAGAGCTGGCCCAGCCGGCCCTTGAAAAGGGAGAGATCGTAGAAATCAAGCTGCATGAACAGATACCGGAGCGGAGCATCTGCATTGTCAGCGACAGCCGCCGGCCCTTAAGCTCGGCTGCAAAGCAGCTTCAGCTGATGCTGGAAGACAATGTTGAGATGACACAATATCCACGAAAGCAATGAGCAGTGGGAAATGCAGCAGAAAAAGATTTTCGTTGTGCTCGCACATAAGAAAATCTTTTCCTGCTACATTTCATAGGGCGACTGCCCGTGAGCTGGTAAAACCGCAGGTTTTACCAGCTGCACTGCGGACTTATCATCTAAGAAAAGGAGCGTAAGCATGGATTTCAATTTATCGAAAAAACACCTTCTCGCCAGGACCCTGTTTCAGCATTTTGCTGAAAGTGAGGTAAAGCCCCTAGCTCAGGAGACCGACGAGACGGAAAAGTTTCCGAAATCAACCGTTGAAAAGATGGCAGAATACGGATTCCTGGGGATTCCGGTCCCCAGAGAATACGGCGGCCAGGGATGTGATCCCCTTACATACGTTATGTGCGTGGAGGAGCTTGCCAAGGTGTGTGCGACCACTGCCGTCATTGTATCTGCCCACACGTCTCTTTGCATTGATCCCATACTTACCTATGGGACGGAAGCACAGAAGCAAAAATACATCCCTGACCTGGCTTCCGGAAAGAAGCTTGGCGCCTTTGGACTGACAGAGTCCGGGGCAGGAACCGACGCCCAGGGACAGCAGACAAAGGCAGTGCTACATGAGGACCATTGGGTGTTAAATGGCTCCAAATGCTTTATCACCAATGGAAAAGAAGCGGATGTCTACGTGATCATTGCCGTGACCGGCACCGTGGAAAAGCGGGGAAAAAAGATGAAGGAAATCTCCGCCTTTCTTGTGGAAAAGGGGACTCCGGGCTTTTCTTTCGGGACAAAGGAAAAGAAAATGGGGATCAGGGGTTCATCTACCTATGAACTGATTTTCACGGACTGCCACATCCCTAAGGAAAACCTGCTTGGAAGCCTTGGAAAGGGATTTCAGATCGCCATGCATACCTTAGACGGCGGCAGGATCGGCATTGCTGCCCAGGCCCTGGGAATTGCGGAAGGAGCATTTGACTCCACGGTGAAATATGTTATGGAAAGAAAGCAGTTTGGCCGCAGCATAGGCCAGTTCCAGAATACCCAGTTCCAGATAGCAGATATGGCTGCCAGGATCGAAGCTGCAAAGCTGCTGGTCTACAAGGCTGCCATGGCAAAAGCAGCGCAAAAGAACTACAGCGTGGAAGCCGCCATGGCAAAGTTATATGCGGCGGAGGCTGCCATGGATGTGACCACAAAAGCAGTCCAGCTTCATGGTGGCTACGGATATACCAGGGAATATGAAGTGGAGCGCATGATGCGGGATGCCAAAATCACGGAGATATATGAAGGAACCTCGGAGGTGCAGCGCATGGTCATATCCGGGAATATTTTAAAATAAGGAGGACTTGTTGTGAAAATTGTAGTATGTATCAAACAGGTACCTGATACAAAGAACGGGGTAAAATTCAAGCCGGACGGCACTCTGGACCGGGGGTCCATGGCAAGTGTCATGAACCCGGACGACAAAGCAGGACTGGAAGCTGCCCTGCGCATAAAGGACCAGCATGGCGGGGAAGTGACTGCCATCACCATGGGACTTCCCAAAGCGGATGAGGTCTTGCGGGAGGCTCTGGCCATGGGGGCAGATAAGGGAATCTTAATAACCGACCGGGTGCTGGGAGGAGCCGATACCTGGGCTACTTCCTCCACATTGGCAGGCGCCATCAGAAACCTGGAATACGATCTGATTATTACAGGCCGTCAGGCCATTGACGGAGATACGGCGCAGGTGGGGCCACAGATTTCTGAACATTTAGGCATTCCGGTTATTTCCTATGCCCAGAATATCCGGGTAGAGGGAGACTGTGTGGTCGTGGAGCGCCAGTTTGAGGACCGGTATCACGTTTTAAAGGCAAAGCTTCCCTGCCTGATCACAGCGCTTTCCGAGCTGAACGAGCCACGTTACATGACTCCGGGCGGTATCTTTGATGCGTATGATGCGGATATCACGGTATGGGGAAGAGACGATTTAAAAGACGTAGCTGACACGGACATTGGATTAAAAGGTTCTCCCACCCAGATAGCAAAGGCTTCCGACAAGGTGAAAAAGGGAACGGGAGAGATGATAAGTGGAAGTCCTGGAGAATCTGCGGCGTTTATTGTGGAAAAGTTAAAGGAAAGACATGTTATTTAGCGGAATAGATGGGAGGCGGCTATATGAATCTGGAAGAATACAAAGGGATCTGCGTTTTTGCGCAGCAGACAGATAACCGGTTAAACAGCATTGCTTTTGAATTGCTTGGAAAAGGAAAGGAACTTGCAAAAGATTTAGATACAGATGTCACCGCAGTGCTCATTGGCTCCGGTGTTATGGGATTGGCGGATGAGCTTGCCGCATATGGTGCCGACAGGGTGATAGTCGTAGACGGTCCGGAATTAAAGGAGTACAGGGCAGAGCCTTATACCCATGCACTTGCTTCGGCAATCAGAAAATACAAGCCGGAAATTGTTCTCATAGGAGCAACTGCTGTGGGAAGAGAGTTAGGGCCTAAGGTGTCGGCCAGAATTGCAACAGGACTGACTGCGGATTGTACAAAGCTGGAAATCGGGAATTTTCCGTTAAATCCGGTTTCAGGAAAAGAACAGAAAGCAAATCAGCTTCTGATGACACGCCCTGCTTTCGGCGGCAATACCATAGCTACCATTGCCTGCCCCAATCATCGTCCCCAGATGGCCACGGTCCGTCCGGGAGTGATGCGCGCCGAAGAGAAAGTTCCGGGCAGAAAGGCAGTCATTGAGGAATTTGATCCTGGCTTTCTTCAAAAAAAGAATGATACGGAAATTCTTGAGATTGTGAAAGCC
The nucleotide sequence above comes from Lacrimispora sp. BS-2. Encoded proteins:
- a CDS encoding acetyl-CoA hydrolase/transferase C-terminal domain-containing protein — its product is MNWKELYLSKLKTAEEAVKIIKSGDRVVIGHAVGEPVKLVDAMVDYAVKMDLRDIEINQQIDMGHSLYARPGMEKHFRQNSFFLGANTRDCVNSGRGDFTPCFFYQIPELFRSSLKPDVLLATFSLPDEHGYCSFGVACDYTKPAAEIESVKVIGVLNSTMPRTHGDCFIHISDIDVIVEDDTPVTQLPIPESGDVELAIGEHIASLIKDGDCLQLGIGAIPDAVLKFLGGKKNLGIHSEMLSDGIVDLYEKGVVNCSAKNFNQDKMVVSFLMGTRRLYDFADDNPCIYMAPVDYVNNPAIIGRNDNMVSINSSLEVNLMGEACSEAMGLKQFSGIGGQVDFIRGAAFSKGGRSILAFSSTAKKGTISRIVPFLTQGATVTTCRNDVDYIVTEYGIAKMKGRTLRDRARQLIRIAAPQFREGLAQEFEKRFSEKYLEV
- a CDS encoding acetyl-CoA hydrolase/transferase C-terminal domain-containing protein, coding for MDWREIYASKLKTPEEAVKEIHSGDTVLIAHAASEPGVLVEAMVDYAVEQDLRNIRIVQQHDLGPCKYLGPGMERHFSFNNLFVGPASRNHIAAGKGDYTPCFFYQIPDYVVNVEPADVFLVTLSLPDEHGYCSYGISCDFAKEAGQNPRTRVIGSVNPNMPRVMGDNFIHVSRLAAIVESDEPVLEHGNSKIGETEAAIGCHIASLVRDGDCLQLGIGAIPDAVLRCLDDKKDLGIHSEMVSDGVVDLYEKGVITGKRKNIDKGKMVVTFMLGTRRLYDFVDDNPAVSLMPVSYVNDPFVISQNDNVVSINSALQVDLMGQVCAEAIGLKQYSAVGGQVDFVRGAAASKGGRSIIAFPSTTKGGSVSKVVPFLLEGAAVTTSRNDVDYIVTEYGIARMKGKTLRERARALVKIAHPNFQEGLKEEFEKRFSEPFCDGKAL
- a CDS encoding NifU family protein gives rise to the protein MKATREQIEMILDKKVRPALAKHEGNVTVLSFENDILKVRLTGKCSGCPAASRTSEELIAAEIKAAFPSVADVVLVEETSQELLDAARKLLGLPS
- a CDS encoding LysR family transcriptional regulator, translated to MSANFEHYKVFYYVAKYKNFTRAANALLTSQPSVTCYIQNLENVLGCKLFIRSKKGVVLTSQGELLYSYVEPACRQLMLGEEALKESLGRHSEQINVGATQMAMHSYLLTGLHEFQEQFPQVRLNIFTYNTPQTLSELKAGKIDLGIITTPFYCDENIKAVKVKTFRSLLAGGKKYKEYGGKPSFLSELSSLPLITMSGGTTTFAFFQEFYHSCGLVMQPAIEVAGIDLVLPVIMKNLGIGFVPEELAQPALEKGEIVEIKLHEQIPERSICIVSDSRRPLSSAAKQLQLMLEDNVEMTQYPRKQ
- a CDS encoding acyl-CoA dehydrogenase — protein: MDFNLSKKHLLARTLFQHFAESEVKPLAQETDETEKFPKSTVEKMAEYGFLGIPVPREYGGQGCDPLTYVMCVEELAKVCATTAVIVSAHTSLCIDPILTYGTEAQKQKYIPDLASGKKLGAFGLTESGAGTDAQGQQTKAVLHEDHWVLNGSKCFITNGKEADVYVIIAVTGTVEKRGKKMKEISAFLVEKGTPGFSFGTKEKKMGIRGSSTYELIFTDCHIPKENLLGSLGKGFQIAMHTLDGGRIGIAAQALGIAEGAFDSTVKYVMERKQFGRSIGQFQNTQFQIADMAARIEAAKLLVYKAAMAKAAQKNYSVEAAMAKLYAAEAAMDVTTKAVQLHGGYGYTREYEVERMMRDAKITEIYEGTSEVQRMVISGNILK
- a CDS encoding electron transfer flavoprotein subunit beta/FixA family protein codes for the protein MKIVVCIKQVPDTKNGVKFKPDGTLDRGSMASVMNPDDKAGLEAALRIKDQHGGEVTAITMGLPKADEVLREALAMGADKGILITDRVLGGADTWATSSTLAGAIRNLEYDLIITGRQAIDGDTAQVGPQISEHLGIPVISYAQNIRVEGDCVVVERQFEDRYHVLKAKLPCLITALSELNEPRYMTPGGIFDAYDADITVWGRDDLKDVADTDIGLKGSPTQIAKASDKVKKGTGEMISGSPGESAAFIVEKLKERHVI
- a CDS encoding electron transfer flavoprotein subunit alpha/FixB family protein; translation: MNLEEYKGICVFAQQTDNRLNSIAFELLGKGKELAKDLDTDVTAVLIGSGVMGLADELAAYGADRVIVVDGPELKEYRAEPYTHALASAIRKYKPEIVLIGATAVGRELGPKVSARIATGLTADCTKLEIGNFPLNPVSGKEQKANQLLMTRPAFGGNTIATIACPNHRPQMATVRPGVMRAEEKVPGRKAVIEEFDPGFLQKKNDTEILEIVKAVNETADIMDAKILVSGGRGIGCPENFHLLEEFARAVGGEVSCSRAVVDAGWKPKDLQVGQTGKTVRPNVYFAVGISGAIQHVAGMEESDLIIAINKDESAPIFEVADYGITGDWKKIVPELIRQLQAVRAGM